A DNA window from Candidatus Roseilinea sp. contains the following coding sequences:
- a CDS encoding aspartate aminotransferase family protein, whose amino-acid sequence MTRIRQFIQLKTELPGPNSRALIARREAAMPAGYGKATDIAVRRAHGALVEDVDGNVLIDFAGGIGVLNVGHTPPEVVAAIQSQAEAMIHVCGLVATTEPHVQLAEKLNAIAPIRGAKKAMITNTGAEAVEQAIQIARVATGRQAIIAFEGAYHGRTLLTQTLTSKYALFKKGFGPFAPEVYRAPFPYLYRTAIGADLSEAQRVELVWEAFERFLVAHVMPEHVAAVIIEPVQGEGGFIPAPREFMRRLREICTRYGILLVVDEVQCGFARTGKLFAIQHYEVEPDIVVMAKSMGAGMPIAATVGRAEVMDKVHLGGLGGTYSGNPVACAAALQAIALIERDDLCTRAAYLGGIACERLKRMQERFALIGDVRGLGAMLAIEFVEDRASRRPLSPEKTVAVVRDLARNGVLAIRCGLYSNGLRFLFPLVISEAQLHEGLDVVEETIERASR is encoded by the coding sequence ATGACGCGCATACGCCAATTCATCCAGCTCAAGACCGAGCTGCCCGGCCCGAACAGCCGCGCGCTGATCGCGCGCCGTGAAGCGGCCATGCCGGCGGGCTATGGCAAAGCTACCGACATCGCCGTGCGACGTGCCCACGGCGCGTTGGTGGAGGACGTGGACGGCAACGTGCTGATTGACTTTGCCGGCGGCATCGGCGTGCTCAACGTCGGCCACACGCCGCCGGAAGTCGTCGCGGCGATCCAATCGCAGGCCGAGGCGATGATCCACGTCTGCGGCCTGGTCGCCACCACCGAACCCCATGTGCAATTGGCCGAAAAGCTGAACGCCATCGCGCCGATCCGCGGCGCCAAAAAGGCCATGATTACCAACACCGGCGCCGAGGCCGTGGAACAGGCCATCCAAATCGCGCGCGTGGCGACCGGACGGCAGGCTATCATCGCCTTCGAGGGCGCGTATCACGGCCGCACGCTGCTCACCCAGACGTTGACCAGCAAATACGCGCTGTTCAAAAAAGGCTTCGGGCCGTTCGCGCCGGAGGTCTATCGCGCCCCGTTCCCCTATCTCTATCGCACCGCCATCGGCGCCGACCTGAGCGAAGCGCAGAGGGTCGAGCTGGTCTGGGAGGCGTTCGAGCGCTTCTTGGTGGCGCATGTGATGCCGGAGCACGTGGCGGCGGTGATCATCGAGCCGGTGCAGGGCGAGGGTGGGTTTATCCCTGCGCCGCGCGAGTTCATGCGCCGGCTGCGCGAGATATGCACGCGCTACGGCATCTTGCTCGTCGTTGACGAGGTGCAATGTGGCTTTGCCCGCACCGGCAAACTGTTCGCCATTCAGCATTATGAGGTCGAGCCGGACATCGTCGTCATGGCGAAGAGCATGGGCGCCGGTATGCCGATCGCCGCGACGGTGGGCCGCGCCGAGGTGATGGACAAGGTTCACTTGGGCGGTTTAGGCGGCACCTACAGCGGCAACCCGGTCGCCTGCGCCGCGGCGCTGCAGGCCATCGCGCTCATCGAACGCGATGACCTGTGCACGCGCGCGGCCTATCTGGGCGGCATCGCCTGCGAACGATTGAAGCGCATGCAGGAGCGGTTCGCACTGATCGGCGACGTGCGTGGCCTGGGCGCGATGCTGGCCATCGAGTTCGTCGAGGATCGCGCTTCCCGCCGGCCGCTCTCGCCGGAGAAGACCGTTGCCGTTGTCCGCGACTTGGCGCGCAACGGCGTGCTCGCCATCCGCTGCGGGCTATACTCGAATGGTCTGCGCTTCCTCTTCCCGCTGGTGATCAGCGAAGCACAGTTGCACGAAGGCCTGGACGTAGTTGAGGAGACGATCGAACGGGCATCGCGCTAA